The Mucilaginibacter rubeus genomic interval CGATAAAAAACTGGAACCAATGATTGTGGTGCTGCCTAATGGCCGCGCCATGAAAGATGACCGCGCCACCGGCAATATCATGGCGGCAGACAAGGTTGCCGCATTCGCAACTTTTGAGCATGACCTGCTGAACGACCTCATCCCATACATCCAGAAAAAATATCCGGTGTACACAGATCGGGAGCATCGTGCACTGGCTGGATTATCCATGGGCGGCGGGCAGTCCCTCAATTTTGGGTTGGGCAACCTGGATAAATTTGCCTGGGTTGGCGGATTTTCATCTGCACCTAATATCAAAAAACCTGAAGAATTGGTTCCTGATGCCGAAGCCGCAAAAAACAAACTAAAATTGCTTTGGATCTCCTGCGGCGATCATGACGGACTAATGTCGTTCAGCAAACGTACCCACGACTATCTGGAGCAGAAAAACGTACCGCATATCTTCAGCGTGGAGCCTGGCATCCACGATTTTAAAGTTTGGAAGAACGACCTTTACCTGTTCTCGCAATTCCTGTTCAAGCCTGTTGATATCAATAAGTTTAACATGATGATTTCCGGCGGCCCTGCATTTACCAATATCAGGGGCTCAAAATATCCCTTTATCCTACCGGATCATCGGGTGCAATTTCGTTTTAAGGCACCGGATGCTCAAAAGGTACAGGTTGATCTTAGCAAAAAATATGACATGACCAAAGATTCTGCCGGATTCTGGACAGCCACAACCGACTCCATTAGCGGAGGCTTTCATTATTATTCACTAATCATAAATGGCGTTCCGATAGCCGACCCTGCCAGTCAAACCTTTTACGGCATGGGACGTATGGCCAGCGGCATTGAAATACCTTTTGAGGGCGGCGACTATTATACTATAAAAAACGTTCCGCACGGCGACATCCGCAGCAAAACCTATTTTTCAAACATCACCAAATCATGGCGGAGGTTGTTTATTTACACCCCACCAGGTTATGATATCAACAGTAAGGCCAAATACCCGGCACTGTACATATTACACGGCGGCGGAGAGGACGAAACAGGCTGGGCAACCCAGGGCAAAGCCGATATTATTATGGATAACCTCATCGACGCCAAACAGGCTAAGCCGATGCTCGTAATTATGCCCGATGCCAATTTCAGCGGTGCGGGTTTTGGCGAAGCCGACCTTAAAGTCTTTGCAAATGAATTAAAACAGAGCATCATTCCGTTTATAGAGAAAAACTATCGGGTTGAACGCACAGCTCAAGGACGTGCCCTGGCCGGGCTTTCCATGGGTGGGCTCAATACACTTTATACGGGCATATACAATACTGATATGTTCAGTTACCTCGGCGTATTCAGCTCGGGTTGGATAATCCCTGTACAAGATAGCATCGCCAATACGCAGTATGATTTTATGAAGAAAAACGCGACTAAAATCAACACCAACCTGAAAGCATTTTGGATAGCTATGGGTGGTAAGGAAGATATCGCCTATAAAAACTGCCAGATCATGCTGGGGAAGCTGGATAAAATGAAGATAAAACATACCTACTACGAATATCCGGGTGGCCATACCTGGCCTGTGTGGCGAAATGATCTCTACAAGTTTGCCCCTATTCTGTTTAAATAAATTGACGATCAAAAATTCCAACCGGAAAATCCTACATATGAAAAAAATTAAGTTTTGGCTGTTGTTACTTGGATGTGTATCTGGCATGGCCACGCAGTTGTCGGCACAAAATCCATTGATCAGGGATCAGTTCACAGCCGATCCCTCGGCCCGTGTTTTTGGCGACAGGGTGTATATATACCCATCACATGATATTAAGGCAACGCCCGGTCATGGACGGCCCGGCTGGTTCTGTATGGAAGATTATCACGTTTTTTCATCGGCCAACCTTACCGATTGGACTGATCATGGTGTGATCATCAGCCAAACCACAGTACCATGGGCCGATCCGGCATCATACAGTATGTGGGCACCCGACTGCATATTCCGTAACGGCAAGTATTATATGTACTTTCCCACCACCGCAAAAGGCAGCGAAAACGGCCGTGGTTTTACCATAGGTGTAGCCATAGCCGATAAACCTTACGGGCCCTTTACCCCACAGCAGGAGCCAATAAAGGGCGTACACGGCATCGACCCCAATGTTTTTATAGATAAGGACGGGCAGGCCTATCTGTACTGGGCGCAAGGAAACCTGTATGCGGCAAAACTTAAAGAAAACATGCTGGAACTTGCTTCAGAACCGGTAATTTTAACTGAGATGCCGGTTAAGGCACTGAAAGAAGGCCCCTACCTGTTTGAACGTAAAGGCGTTTACTACCTCACTTATCCGCACGTGGCCGATAAAATTGAAAGACTCGAATATGCTATCAGCAATAACCCAATGGGCCCGTTTAAATTTGCAGGTGTGCTAATGGATGAATCGGCTTCCGGCTGCTGGACCAATCACCAATCTATTATTCAATTTAAAAATCAATGGTACCTGTTTTATCATAACGACGATTTGTCGCCCAACTTTGATAAAAACCGGTCGATAAGGTGCGACAGCCTATTTTTTAATCATGATGGAACAATCAAAAAAGTAATTCCAACCCTACGTGGCGTAGGAATAACTAAAGCATCAGAAAAAATACAGGTAGACAGGTACAGCGATAAGGATAGTACGGTGCAGATCTCCTTTCTTGATACAGCAAAAAGATTTGACGGATGGAAGACTACCTTTAACAATACCGGCAGCTGGATACGTTACAATCGGGTTGATTTTAACGGCAAAAAATTTAAAGAAATACAGGTTATGGCTAACGCGGAAGGCCCGGCAACCATAGAAGTGCGGCTTGGCAACGCCACCGGACAATTACTGGCCACCGCGAACATTGGAAAAGGAAGCAACTGGCAGGTTAGTCAACACCGTCTCACCTCGCTTCCACCAAAAATTGCCGACCTGGTGATCGTATTAAAAAGCGGTACCGGTGCCAATATCGATTGGATAAGTTTTAAATAAACTTAAATTACATCTGCAAATCGCTTTCACCGGTATCCATTGTTGTTCGATAATCTTCAATATAAAAAACATATTAAGCGTTGGTTGATTTTAACGTATTTTAAAAATGGCACCCTATCACAAAAACAACATCGTATTACGTAAACTCGTGCTGACATGCCTTATATGCTGGTTGACAATAATTCAGTTAAACGCACAGAAGGCACTAAACCCTATTCTCTACGCCGATGTTCCGGACGTATCGATGATCAGGGTTGGCGATACTTATTATGCGAGCAGCACCACTATGCACCTTAGTCCGGGCCTGCCTATTATGAAATCAAAAGACCTGGTAAATTGGCGCATTGTAAGTTACGCTTATAATAGGCTTGATGAGGGCGATGCCCTTAACCTTGTTAACGGAGCAAATGCTTATGGCCGCGGCTCGTGGGCAAGCAGCTTGCGTTATCATAACGGAACATTTTACGTATCTACCTTTTCAGGCACAACCAATAAAACTTATATCTATAGCACCAAAAACATTGAGAGAGGTCCTTGGAAAGTTAAATCCTTTGAACCTGCGCTGCATGACCACTCACTTTTTTTTGATGATGACGGCAAAGCTTATATAATTTACGGAGGCGGCAGGATAATGCTGGCCCAACTGAATGATGACCTATCGGGTATCCGCCAGGATAAAAAACCGCAGACCCTTATAGAAAATGCAAGCATTATTGCCGGGCCAAACGTTGGCCTACCTGCCGAGGGATCGCAGCTATTTAAAATTAACGGAAAATACTTTCTTTTTAATATCAGTTGGCCCAAAGGCGGTATGCGTACCGTTTTAATACACCGGGCAGATAACCTTGCCGGGCCTTACGAAGGCCGCGTAGGTCTGCAGGATAAAGGAGTGGCCCAGGGCGGACTTATTAATACCCCTAAAGGCACCTGGTATGCCTATCTATTTCGTGATTTTGGCGCCGTTGGCAGGGTGCCTTACCTGGTACCGGTTACATGGACAGATGGATGGCCGGTATTGGGTAATCACCACGCGCCCGACACGCTGAATCTACCTGAAAACAAAAGCCTGATCCCTGGTATTGTGTCTTCTGACGAATTTAGTCGTAAGAAGGGAGAACCGGCGCTACCTCTCGTATGGCAATGGAATCATAACCCCGATAATCAATTATGGTCATTAACTAAACGAAAAGGCTATCTGCGGCTGGTTACCGGACGAACCGACAGCACATTGTTATTAGCGCGCAACACCCTTACGCAACGTACCATCGGCCCAAAATGTTCAGGAACAACTTCCATTGACGTTTCCGGCATGAAAGACGGCGACTTTGCGGGCCTGGTTTTGCTGCAACAGCGATACGGCTTTGTAGGCGTTAAATCAGATCACGGCTCCAAATGGCTTGTTATGTATAACGCGCAATCCGGGGTAGCCACAGAAGCTGCCAGCATACCTTTAAAGCAAGCAACAATTTATCTAAAGGCCAGCTGCGACTTTACCAACCAGACCGACAAAGCCCACTTTTTTTATAGTTTCGACGAAAAAAAATGGGAACCTATCGGTACGCCCCTGCAAATGGCTTATACAATCCCTCATTTTATGGGGTATCGCTTCGGCCTGTTTAACTATGCAACCAGGGAAACCGGTGGCTATGTCGATTTTGATTTCTTTCACATCAGCAATACACAATAAAACAATTGTATTTCAAAACGGATAATCATTTCAAATAAATATTGATACAAACAATGACAAAAAAACTATTATTCTTATCCGCACTATGCTTAAGTGCGTTTAGCAATATGCAGGGGCAAACTCGTCTCAACCTCGATCTTACAAAAGGTGTAAAGGTAAGCCCGAAACTATACGGTTTGATGACCGAAGAAATCAATCACTCTTATGATGGTGGCTTGTATGCCGAACTGATCCGTAACAGGGTTTTTAAAGATAATCCGGGCCAACCCGAGGGCTGGAGTGTTGTTGAGGATGGAGCTAAGGCTTCCATTCAACTAATTGGAGCAGATCCGGCCAATGTCCCATTTGATCAGGGACGAAATGCTATTAATTCCGCGCTGACCACCTGTCTTAAGCTTACTATTAACGAGGTTAATGGTGGCCGGGCAGGCATTGCCAATACCGGATTTTGGGGCATCCCCGTTACTCCGTCAACAACTTATCGCTGCTCTTTTTATATCAAGACCGGCACTGCCAACTTTTCTCGGGGTAACAGGCCTGAAGCAACACCGGCAACTACGGTTACGGAAAATGGGCCGGGCATTATCAACGTTAGCCTGGAAAGTACCGATGGAAAAACAGTTTACGCTAAAGGTTCTATCAACCTCGTAAAAAGCATTTTCTGGAAAAAGCACGAGTTAACCATTACAACTACTACAAACATTAAACCAACGGCAGACGCGCGTTTTGTTATTTCATCCAACCGCACAGGTACCTATTACTTCAATCTCGTTTCGTTATTCCCTCCTACTTATAAAAACAGGCCCAATGGCAACCGTATTGACGTAATGCAGATGATGGCGGATATGAAACCCGCTTTCCTTCGCTTCCCGGGTGGGAACTTTTTAGAGGGGCCGGATCTCGGAGATGCATTCCCATGGAAAACAACCTTAGGGCCGCTTGAACAACGCCCCGGCCATACAGGCAGCTGGGGATACCGGGCAAGTGACGGCATGGGCCTCCTGGAATTTTTAGAATGGTGCGAAGATTTAAAGATGGAACCACTATTGGCCGTGTATGCCGGGTACTCTCTACGCGGCGATCATGTTGACGCAGGGCCGTTGCTTGAGCCTTACATTAAAGATGCTCTGGATGAAATTGAATACTGCATTGGCGATACAAAAACTTACTGGGGTGCAAAACGCGCTGCCGATGGCCACCCTGCTCCTTTTAAACTTACGGATATAGAAATAGGGAACGAAGACTGGTTCGACAGGTCGCACACTTACGATGGGCGTTTCAAACAATTTCAGGCTGCAATTAAGGCCAAATATCCTCAGTTGCGCTGTATCTCCACCATTGAAGATTACAAGCCCGACCGTGTGGTAAGCGTTAAACCCGAAATGGTTGATGAACATTATTACCAATCGGCCTGGGAAATGGAAGAAGATGCAGCGAAGTACGACAGCTATAACCGCAAAACCAGCCCTAAAATATTTGTGGGCGAATGGGCTACCCGCGAGGGCGCGCCTACAACCAACCTGAACGCGGCCCTCGGCGATGCTGCATGGATGACCGGAATGGAACGCAACAGCGACCTTGTGGAGCGCTCGTGTTATGCCCCTTTATTTGTGAATGTAAACCAGGCGGGTAACGGCCAGCCGAAAGCCTGGCAATGGGACTCGGACCTGATTGGTTACACCGCCCTCAAAGCCTATGGTTCGCCATCATATTACGTACAAAAAATGTTTAGCAATTACCTTGGCAATAAAGTTGTGCCTATTACAGCCGAAAATGCACCGTTACGAAAACCTGCAGTAAAAGACACAGCCGGTTTGAGCAAATGGCCGACCAATGCCCGGCGACCAAAAGCAGAGCGACCGGCCTTATTTTATGTTTGTACTCAGGATGAGAAAAACATTTACCTGAAAATTATCAATACCGATGATATGGCCCGGGAAGTTGAAATCAATTTGAAAGGCGGAGACATCATGGCAGGCGGCACACTGATTGTACTGAAAGGCGATAAACCTGAAGATACCAATACCATTGATGAGCCAACGAAGATTGTTCCGGTTACATCAGCAATAACAGGACTTGGACGGTCATTCAGGCGCACATTCGAGCCTTACTCTGTCAACGTGATCAAATTGACGAAACGTAAATAGGTCATCTCGTCGAGACTGATGTTTATTTTACGAAACTGGACTGATTCAAACCTACAGCAAACCAATACCCGAAAATTTGATTGAAATGGACTCTTTTTTGTAGAAAACCGACTTCATTATATTTAAAGCATTCATATACACTCTGGTATATCAAAGCAATTTGCATATTTGTGATCCGGATGATCAAAAGAAATTTAAAACACACTTTCTCGCTGCTTAACGTTGACTATGTGAGGCTTAACTGCAAATGGAATTACAGAAATGTGATCAGCCCTTACTACCGTATTTATTATATAGATGATGGAGAAGGCGAAATATCAGATGCAGCCAGTTCGCTAAAGCTTGAACCAGGCTACTTATACATCATTCCCAGTTTCACGTTATGTAACTTAGGGTGCAGTAATTACCTGGGACAATATTTTGTTCAGTTTTTTGAAGATTCGATAGATGGAAGCTCGCTTTTTGCTAATAACAGGGCTGTATTGAAAACAAAAGCTACCGAAATGGATGTTAACCTTTTTAACCGGTTGCTTCAAATTAACCCGGGAAGGGGAATTAACCGATCGGACAACCCCAAGGTATATGAAAAAGATATTTATTATAAAGAATACCAGGAGCTCAACACCCAGCAAAACATTTCAACATACCTGGAAACCCAGGGTATCTTGATGATGCTAACCGCCAAATTCCTGAACCCGCAGCTGTTCAAAAACCCCAAACAGAAACTTATCCCGGTAAAAATTGCAGAAACGCTAAATCACATCCTTGTTAATTTACACCTGGATCTTTCGGTTCACCTGCTCGCATCCCGGGCAAATCAAAATGTCGATTACTTTTCAAGGCAATTTAAACAGTATACGGGAACCAGGCCATTAAATTACATCAACGAAAAACGTGTTGAGCGTGCACAATACCTGATGGCCACAAGCCGGATGTCCTATTCGGAAATTTGTACTCAAACCGGATTTGATAACCTTTCTTATTTTTCCAAAACCTTCAAAAAGCTCACCGGCATGTCGCCCAGTGAATATAGAAAGCAGATGTATCAGGTTGGTTTTAATCATTGATCAATAAGGCATCATAATGGCAGATGAAATATAGGCGTTATTAAAAAGCATGGTCTGAAATAACCATCGCCAACGCATTTATAGGTACCAGGCCATAAATAATCAATGTGTAATAGCTTGTACAAGCTATTACCTTTAATCCAGCATCAACAACCACTAAATAAACAAGTTACAATCAGGCCAAAAATACAAACCTCGATTTAGCAACCTCGATTCTTTTCGACAACTCGTATTTCCTATTGCGTAAAAAGTCGGTTTTATACAAAAAAAAGTCCCATTAGGTCAATTATTTGGTTGTTATTTCAAAGAAATTTGGATGATTATCAATTATTAATTCGATAACACGAATTGCTGATTAACCAATTATAGATAACACGTATAGAAATTTATTTAAAGCTTCGGCTGTTCATCCGCATGGCTGATCGGTTTAGGTGCTTTTCTAACCGTCAAACTTAATTATGAAAAGAAGAACATTAATAAAAGGCTTAGCCACAGGATTATCTTCCTTGTACCTGTCAAGAGCTTTCAGCAGTAGTTTACTGCAAGCAAATTTAAATGCTGACATTGCCTCCGGCCCTTTTAAACCCGATTGGGATTCATTGGCGCAATACCAGGTACCCGATTGGTTTCGCGACGCTAAATTTGGTATCTGGGCGCACTGGGGCCCGCAATGCCAGCCCGAACGCGGCGACTGGTATGCCCGCGGCATGTACCAGGAAGGTAGCGACCAATATAAATACCATGTTCAAAAATATGGACACCCTTCAAAATTTGGTTTTAAAGATGTTATTAACGAATGGAAGGCCGAGAACTGGAACCCCGATGAACTGGTAGGCCTGTACAAACAGGCAGGAGCCAAATATTTTATGGCACTGGCCAATCACCATGATAACTTTGACCTTTACGACAGCAAATACCAAAGCTGGAACTCAACCAAACTTGGCCCTAAAAAAGACCTGATTGGCGGCTGGGCTAAAGCAGCTAAAGAACACGGCCTGCCGTTTGGTGTAACGGTGCACGCTTCCCATCCATGGACATGGTATGAGGTTGCACAGCGCGCAGATAAAAGTGGACCATATGCAGGTATCCCTTACGACGGTAAACTCACTAAAGCCGATGGCGCAGGCAAATGGTGGAACGGCTATGACCCGCAGGAATTATATGCCCAAAATCATGCATTGAGTAAGGATAGCCTTAATGACAACAGCATGGGGGCTCATTGGGATTGGGGCAACGGCGCAAGCGTACCTAATAAAGCTTATTGTGATAAATTCCTGAACCGCACCATCGAGCTGATTGATAAGTATGGGCCCGAACTAATCTATTTTGATGATACCGCATTACCGCTTTGGCCAGTGAGCGACGCCGGCTTAAAAATTGCAGCGCATATGTACAATACCAGTATTAAAAAACATGGTAAACTGCAGGCAGCATTGTTTGCCAAAGTATTGAATGAGCAACAGCGTAAATGTATGATATGGGATATAGAGCGCGGACAGAGCAACCAGATAGAGCCCTTGCCATGGCAAACGGATACTTGTATTGGTGCCTGGCACTATGATCGCCGCATATTTGATAATAAACATTATAAAAGCGCTAAAACCGTTATTCATACCCTGGTTGATATTGTAAGCAAAAACGGCAATCTACTCTTAAACATACCGTTACGTGGCGATGGCACTCTTGATAGTGAGGAACGTGCGGTAGTTGATGGTATAGGAGCCTGGATGCAGGTTAACAGCGAGGCAATTTACGGCACCCGGCCATGGAGGGTATTTGGAGAAGGGCCGGCAACAGATTCGGCGGCACCCATCAACGCGCAGGGTTTTAATGAAGGTAAAGGCAAGCCATTCGGTGCCGAAGATATCCGGTTTACCACAAAAGGTAAAACCCTTTACGCTACTATGCTGGGTTGGCCTGCCGGGAATGAAGCACTTATTAAAAAATTAGCAAAAGGCAATGAAGCAGGTAATATAAGTAGCGTAAGCCTGCTTGGAAACAACAAGCTGAGCTTTGAACAGACAGAAGCAGGCCTTAAGGTAAAGATGCCTGAAAACGCTCCGTGCAAAGATGCATTCGTATTAAAAATAGAAGGGGCTATTTAATCAATATCATGAACCGCAAAACTTTTTATGTAATGATTGCTGCTGTTTCGTTGGCAGTTCCTTCTTTAGCCCAAACTTTTAAGCTGGTATCGCCCGATAAAAAAAACATTATCGAGATAAACAATACCAATAGCCTGCAATATACTGTAACCAGCAATGGTTTAACTATCATCCATCCTTCTTCACTGGGCTTCGAGTTTAAAAATGAACCGGCTATCGGCGCCAATATGACCGTAACCAGTCATGTTGAACATTCTGTTAACCAAACCTGGGTGCCGGTAGTAAAAGCAAAACATAGTACCATCACCGACCATTACAATGAACTGGAACTGTCACTGATGGAAAAATCGGGGCCTATGCGCCGGATGAAAATCTGGTTCAGGGCTTATAACGATGGGATTGCCTTTCGCTACCAGTTATTCGGAGCCGACAAAATCGGCGACCGGGAGATTGTAAGGGAACTGACCAGTTTTAATTTACCGGCAAAGGCAAAGAGTTGGGTGGCGGACTATGGTGGTTATACCTCGTCTCAAGAAACTGAATTTCAACCCAAAAACCTAAACCATATCACAGAAAAAACAATAGCGGGCTTACCCCTGCTGGTGGAGTTGGATCAGAGCCATTATACGGCAATTACAGAGGCTAATATTGATAACTACCCCGGGTTTTATATAGGCTCGTTAAAAACAGACACCGGAGCAACCGATAAAGTTGATCTGGTTACCAAGTTATCCCCTCTGCCCGGCGAAAATGAGAACGGGGTTAAGGCTCGTTTCGCTAATAACCTGCTTACACCCTGGCGTGTAGTAATGCTGGCAGCTTCGCCGGGGAAATTAATTGAATCGGAACTGATCCTGAACCTGAACCCTGCCTGCGCCCTGAAAGATGCAAGCTGGATCAAGCCAGGCATGAGCGCCTGGGATAACTGGTGGAGCGGCGAGGTAAAGATGGATATGCCAACCATCAAAAAGTATATCGATCTGGCATCGGCACAGCATTGGCCTTACATGCTTATCGACTGGCAATGGTATGGCCCATTTAACAAGCCGGAAGCTGATATTACCAAACCTGCCCCGCAATTGAACATGCCCGAAATTTTAGCTTATGCCAAAGCAAAAAAGGTTAAATGCTGGCTGTGGTTATACAGCTCTGATGTTAACCGGAATGACAATTTTGAAAAGGCTTTCCCAATTTACCAGCAATGGGGCATTGCCGGGGTCAAAATTGATTTTATGGACCGGGATGATCAGCAAATGGTAAACTGGTACCGCCGCATCATTAAAACTGCCGCGCAGTATCACCTGATGGTAGATTTTCATGGCGCTTATAAACCCGATGGCATTGAGCGTACCTATCCGAACATGGTAACACGGGAAGGAGTTTTAGGAGAGGAATATTCCAAGTTTTCGACCAGGATAACAGCAGGACATAATACTACCCTCCCATTCACCCGTATGCTGGCCGGGCCAATGGATTACACTCCCGGCGGTTTTTTAAATGTAAAAAAAGAAGAGTTCAGGAAAGGCAGCCCCACCCAGGTAATGAACAGCCGTTGCGCCGAACTGGCAAAATTTGTGATTTACGAAAGTCCCTTTACGGTTTACTGCGATGCACCGGAGTACATTTTGGGTAAGCCAGGAGCCGATTTCCTAAACAATATGCCTACCGTTTGGGACGACACCAGGGTGCTCGGCGGTTACCCGGGCGAGTATGTCATCATTGCCAAAAGAAGCGGAAAAAACTGGTACGTAGGCGCAATGACCAACGGTTCGGAAAGGACGATTCAATTAAAAACGGATTTTTTACCGGCGGGTAAATACACATTGTCGTCATGGGCGGATGTATTATCCTCACCTCAAAGTTTAACCCGGTCCGAAAGAAAGATATCGGCAAGTTCAGTTATGAATATCCATTTGGATACATCCGGCGGATGGGTAGCCAAAATCACGGCCAATAACTAAGCATGGCTTTTCATCTGGCAACAGAAACGTAAAACACAATTATCCGATCATGACAAAGAATAAAACACTCTTTCCGTTTATATTAATAACCAGTTTATTCTTTTTATGGGGTTTCGCCCATAACCTCGACCCTATATTGATACCCCACTTAAAAAAGTCGTTTACGCTCACAACAGTCCAGGCCACACTGGTGGATTCGGCTGTTTTTATTGCCTATTTTTTGATGGCTTTGCCGGCGGGTTTCATCATGAAAAAATATGGTTACAAAACAGGTATCATAACCGGCCTGTTGGTTTTTGCAATCGGTTCTTACTTATTTATACCTGCAGCCAATACCCAACAGTATACCTTTTTCCTGGTAGCCTTATTTATCATTGCCTGCGGCTTAACCATTTTAGAAA includes:
- a CDS encoding glycoside hydrolase family 97 protein; its protein translation is MNRKTFYVMIAAVSLAVPSLAQTFKLVSPDKKNIIEINNTNSLQYTVTSNGLTIIHPSSLGFEFKNEPAIGANMTVTSHVEHSVNQTWVPVVKAKHSTITDHYNELELSLMEKSGPMRRMKIWFRAYNDGIAFRYQLFGADKIGDREIVRELTSFNLPAKAKSWVADYGGYTSSQETEFQPKNLNHITEKTIAGLPLLVELDQSHYTAITEANIDNYPGFYIGSLKTDTGATDKVDLVTKLSPLPGENENGVKARFANNLLTPWRVVMLAASPGKLIESELILNLNPACALKDASWIKPGMSAWDNWWSGEVKMDMPTIKKYIDLASAQHWPYMLIDWQWYGPFNKPEADITKPAPQLNMPEILAYAKAKKVKCWLWLYSSDVNRNDNFEKAFPIYQQWGIAGVKIDFMDRDDQQMVNWYRRIIKTAAQYHLMVDFHGAYKPDGIERTYPNMVTREGVLGEEYSKFSTRITAGHNTTLPFTRMLAGPMDYTPGGFLNVKKEEFRKGSPTQVMNSRCAELAKFVIYESPFTVYCDAPEYILGKPGADFLNNMPTVWDDTRVLGGYPGEYVIIAKRSGKNWYVGAMTNGSERTIQLKTDFLPAGKYTLSSWADVLSSPQSLTRSERKISASSVMNIHLDTSGGWVAKITANN
- a CDS encoding MFS transporter; translated protein: MTKNKTLFPFILITSLFFLWGFAHNLDPILIPHLKKSFTLTTVQATLVDSAVFIAYFLMALPAGFIMKKYGYKTGIITGLLVFAIGSYLFIPAANTQQYTFFLVALFIIACGLTILETAANPYASSLGDPATSTQRLNFAQSFNGLAATLAPIIGARIILTKGYTAAQLRVMTEEGRKLALAAEASSVKMPYFILGSLLVLIAILFAFTHLPRLQ